Within the Candidatus Zixiibacteriota bacterium genome, the region ACCGCTCAGTGCCGCGAGGCCAACGGCTTCAGTTGGTTTCCGATCAAGGAGGTCGGGTTTCTCTTCATCGGCATCTTCATGACCATCGTCGCGCCGCTGAAGATCTTGCAGGCCGGTGCCGCCGGCTCGGCTGCGCCGCTGTTCTCGATCGTCGGGTCACCGGCCAGTTATTTCTGGCTCTCCGGAACGCTTTCCTCGTTTCTCGACAACGCACCGACTTACCTGACGTTCTTCAATATGTCGCTCGGTAATCTCGGTGTCGCGCCCGGCGATGTCACCGGCATTCTCACGAACGCGCTGGCCCATCCCAACGCACACCTGTTCATTGAAGACTTGACCGCCCTCTCAGTCGGCTCCGTCTTCTTCGGCGCGAACACCTACATCGGCAACGCACCCAATTTCATGGTGCGCTCAATCGCCGAAGAGGCCAAAATTCCAATGCCGAGCTTCTTTGGTTACATACTCTGGTCGATCGCCATTCTGGTACCCTTGTTCTTGTTGTTGACGGTTATATTCTTCATGTAAATCGAGGTGAAATGATGTTCAAGAAAATCCTCGTGCCCTCCGACCTCAGCGAGCAGTCGACGCCCGGCCTCCACCGTGCCGCCGAACTGGCCAAGCTCATGGGCGCCGAGCTGGTCCTGCTCAATGTGCGCCCCGAGTTCATGTCGAAAGAAGAGATGGTGTTGCTTCGGATCAAGTACTACGACTTCCTCAAGCAAGAGAAGGACACCGCGGTGGCCGCCAAGAAGATCCTCGAAGAGGAGTTGCGGCGCGCCGGCGGCGCCGATCTCAAACATCAGGTCCTGCTTCGCGAAGGCGATCCGCACCGCGAAATCCTCGAAACCGCCAAAGAACTTGGCTGTGACCTGATCGTGATCACAACTACCGGTCGCACCGGTCTGCTGGAACATCTGCGCGGCAGCGACGCCGAGCAACTGGTGAAAGACACCCACGTGCCGATCCTCGTGCTGCCGGTGCCGCGAACGAAGGAATAGTCAGGTCGGACTATGCGCCAGTTGCTGCCGATAATAGCCGCATCGATTCTGCTCTTCAGCTGCGGCCTGCGAGCACAGCCCCAGCCGGATGAACTTGACCGACTGAGTTCATCGCTGCGCACGCTCGCTGATCGCACCACCCCGGCGGTGGTCGGCATTCTTGCCACGGGCTACGTCCCCGGGGCTGGCGGTCTGTGGTCCGAAGAAGGCCTATTGACTCGTCAGCAGGCAGGCGGCTCTGGTGTCGTGCTCTCCGCCGACGGCTACATCGTCACCAATGCGCATGTTATCGAAGGTGCACAGCGAATCCAGGTCCTGCTGGCCTCCGGGTCCGGCGGTACCGGCCGATCGATTGTTCGGCCGCGTGGTCGCGTCGTCGGCGCGCAGGTAGTCGGTATTG harbors:
- a CDS encoding universal stress protein; amino-acid sequence: MMFKKILVPSDLSEQSTPGLHRAAELAKLMGAELVLLNVRPEFMSKEEMVLLRIKYYDFLKQEKDTAVAAKKILEEELRRAGGADLKHQVLLREGDPHREILETAKELGCDLIVITTTGRTGLLEHLRGSDAEQLVKDTHVPILVLPVPRTKE